GGCGACGGACCGGTCGACGCCGGCCTCGGCCCAGAACCGCTCACCGTCCGACCCGCCAAGCTGCACCACGAACTTTCAAAAACGACCCGCCACATCAAAACCGCCCTGCTCGACCAACGCCTGATCGCCGGCCTCGGCAACATCTACGTCGACGAAGCCCTACATGGCGCGCGCCTCCATCCCCTGCGCCACGGCAATAGTCTCGACCTCCCCGACACCCGCCGACTCTCCGCAGCGATCAAGCGCACCCTCAACGCCGCCATCACCGCCGGCGGCTCCACCCTCCGCGACTACGTCGACGCCAACGGCGACATCGGCAATTACCAATCCCGCCACCGCGTCTACGGCCGAGAAGGCCAAAAGTGCCGCCGCTGCCGCAGCATCATCCAACGCATCGTCCTCGGCGGCCGGGGGACCCATTTTTGCCCGGCGTGCCAGCGCTAATCCGTCTCCACTGTTGTCAGAACAACTCCGGGCGTGGGCCCACCCCATACCATCGCGCATGTCGATCACGTCGCGGCTGGCTTATCACTATCTTCGTGCCCTTCCTGCCGAGGCCGCGCACAACGTCGGGACGTGGGCGATCAAGCACGAACTCATGGGCGAAGCCCTCCCGCCGTACAAGCCGGTCAAGCTTTTCGGCAAGCAACTGGCCAACGGACTCGGACTCGCCGCGGGGTTCGACAAGTCCGCCAAGTTGCTGCGACATCTCTCGTTCTACGGATTCGGTTTCATCGAGGTCGGCTCGGTCACGTTTCGCGGCGGCAAGGGCAATCCGAAGCCGCGCATGTTTCGACTCGGCGACGACCTGATG
The Planctomycetota bacterium DNA segment above includes these coding regions:
- the mutM gene encoding bifunctional DNA-formamidopyrimidine glycosylase/DNA-(apurinic or apyrimidinic site) lyase, with amino-acid sequence MPELPEVQAVVTSLQPSVLRSRILRVSQGVHDVCTPQGFDVRMLAGRELSHIQRRGKRIILTFDNDHACFVHLGMTGQLRFVTPETPVAKHTHLRFLLATPTGIGELRFVDPRRFGGFVWLGDGPVDAGLGPEPLTVRPAKLHHELSKTTRHIKTALLDQRLIAGLGNIYVDEALHGARLHPLRHGNSLDLPDTRRLSAAIKRTLNAAITAGGSTLRDYVDANGDIGNYQSRHRVYGREGQKCRRCRSIIQRIVLGGRGTHFCPACQR
- a CDS encoding quinone-dependent dihydroorotate dehydrogenase, producing MSITSRLAYHYLRALPAEAAHNVGTWAIKHELMGEALPPYKPVKLFGKQLANGLGLAAGFDKSAKLLRHLSFYGFGFIEVGSVTFRGGKGNPKPRMFRLGDDLMNRMGLPGDSAEVVAQRLADAPLDDNFGVNIAKTHDPDCVGDAAIDD